Proteins encoded together in one Desulfovibrio sp. UCD-KL4C window:
- a CDS encoding MlaD family protein, with the protein MSRKTNPFRLGLFVIIGSLLFIVALAILGAGKIFEKTIKMETYINESVNGLEVGSPIKFRGVKIGTVSKIGFVTDEYVAINESELRYVYVLGELDSKLFSTIEGKEMKDSLQIEVERGLRARPVSLGLTGQLFLEIDYVNPEKNTPLEITWKPEYLYVPSAPSILSRVEGAVASISETLEDISQAKIAAAIDDVRNVAKSVSAFLDKADAGELSKRLSGTLTQAEKFITRVNVLLADPKVDSLMPDVASAAHNLKFVMESSSGDIVNALSDIRKASASAKNVSGDLEGFLQSPEGKNTLKDLSKTLNNIGQASDKIKDAATRFEGTLSRVNVMVAGQQGNIEAILENVRRLVENLRELSNEAKKYPSGVLFGDPPKKSAVK; encoded by the coding sequence ATGAGCCGCAAGACAAATCCCTTCAGGCTGGGACTTTTTGTGATAATTGGATCGCTTCTATTTATAGTTGCACTTGCAATTTTAGGGGCAGGTAAAATATTTGAAAAAACAATCAAAATGGAAACTTATATCAACGAGTCCGTTAACGGTCTTGAGGTTGGTTCTCCTATTAAATTCAGAGGCGTGAAAATTGGTACTGTAAGTAAGATAGGATTTGTTACTGATGAGTACGTTGCAATAAATGAAAGTGAATTACGATATGTCTATGTCCTTGGTGAACTTGACAGTAAATTGTTTAGTACAATTGAAGGCAAGGAAATGAAGGACTCTTTGCAGATAGAAGTTGAACGCGGTCTTCGTGCTCGTCCTGTGTCACTAGGCCTTACTGGGCAGCTTTTTCTTGAAATTGATTATGTTAATCCAGAAAAAAATACTCCGCTTGAAATAACTTGGAAGCCTGAATATCTTTATGTTCCATCTGCTCCATCTATACTTAGTAGAGTTGAAGGTGCTGTAGCTTCAATCAGCGAGACTTTGGAAGATATTAGCCAAGCCAAGATTGCCGCAGCCATTGATGATGTGAGAAATGTTGCAAAAAGCGTTAGTGCGTTTTTAGATAAAGCCGATGCTGGAGAGCTCAGCAAACGGCTAAGCGGAACTCTTACTCAGGCAGAAAAGTTTATTACCCGTGTTAATGTTCTGCTTGCAGATCCGAAGGTTGATTCTTTAATGCCGGATGTTGCATCCGCGGCTCATAATTTAAAATTTGTTATGGAATCTTCTTCCGGTGATATTGTTAATGCACTAAGCGATATTCGCAAAGCTTCAGCTAGTGCTAAGAATGTCAGCGGTGATTTAGAAGGATTTCTGCAAAGCCCTGAAGGCAAGAATACTTTAAAAGATTTATCAAAAACTTTAAATAATATTGGGCAAGCTTCTGATAAGATTAAGGATGCTGCTACCAGATTTGAGGGCACACTTTCACGCGTTAATGTAATGGTTGCAGGACAGCAGGGAAATATAGAAGCAATTTTAGAGAACGTTAGAAGACTTGTTGAAAATTTACGAGAGCTTAGCAATGAGGCTAAAAAGTACCCGTCCGGAGTGCTTTTCGGTGATCCTCCAAAAAAATCAGCGGTAAAATAA
- the ahbD gene encoding heme b synthase, with protein sequence MSDNNKSHPAGHPKGHPGKMGGHPGGHPGVNPIPQVNADGSPPLRLIAWEVTRSCNLACKHCRAEAHPEPYPGELSTDEAKALIDTFPETGNPIIIFTGGEPLLRKDVFELVAYAKTKDLRCVMAPNGTLLTAENAVHLKEVGIERCSISIDAASAEHHDEFRGEKGAFDASMRGIQFLKDAGIEFQINTTVTRNNLHMFKEIFHLAKDLGASAWHIFLLVPMGRAAELGEQVISADEYEEVLNWFYDFQKTTDMQLKATCAPHYHRILRQRAKEDGIPVNFENFGLDAVSRGCLGGVGFCFISHTGQVQPCGYLELDCGNVRTTPFPQIWSKSQQFLNLRNPETYDGKCGHCEFEKVCGGCRARAATMEGSYLGPEPLCSYTPKKKAKKES encoded by the coding sequence ATGAGCGATAATAATAAATCACATCCGGCTGGTCATCCGAAAGGACACCCTGGCAAAATGGGTGGCCACCCAGGTGGACATCCAGGCGTAAACCCTATCCCGCAAGTAAATGCGGACGGTTCCCCCCCACTGCGCCTTATTGCATGGGAAGTAACCCGTTCATGCAACCTTGCCTGCAAACACTGCCGTGCGGAGGCTCACCCAGAACCTTACCCCGGTGAGCTTTCAACCGATGAAGCAAAAGCTCTCATCGATACTTTTCCTGAAACAGGGAATCCAATCATCATTTTCACAGGCGGAGAACCTCTGCTCAGAAAAGATGTGTTCGAACTAGTCGCCTACGCCAAGACAAAAGACTTGCGCTGCGTAATGGCACCGAACGGAACACTTCTTACTGCTGAAAATGCTGTTCACCTCAAAGAAGTCGGAATTGAACGCTGTTCAATCTCAATCGATGCAGCATCAGCTGAACATCACGATGAATTCAGAGGTGAAAAAGGTGCTTTTGATGCTTCAATGCGCGGCATTCAATTCCTCAAGGATGCAGGTATAGAGTTCCAGATCAACACAACTGTGACACGTAATAACCTGCATATGTTCAAAGAAATCTTCCACCTTGCCAAAGACCTCGGCGCCTCAGCATGGCATATTTTCCTGCTGGTTCCTATGGGCAGAGCTGCAGAACTAGGCGAACAGGTTATCAGTGCTGATGAATATGAAGAAGTTCTGAACTGGTTCTACGATTTCCAGAAAACAACTGACATGCAACTAAAAGCAACATGCGCCCCGCACTACCACCGCATCCTGAGACAGCGTGCTAAAGAAGACGGAATTCCGGTTAATTTCGAGAATTTTGGTCTTGACGCCGTAAGCCGAGGATGTCTGGGCGGAGTTGGGTTCTGCTTTATCTCACATACAGGTCAAGTTCAGCCGTGCGGCTACCTTGAGCTTGATTGCGGTAATGTTCGCACTACTCCTTTCCCGCAGATCTGGAGCAAATCGCAACAGTTTTTAAATCTTAGAAACCCAGAAACTTATGATGGTAAATGCGGACACTGTGAATTTGAAAAAGTTTGCGGAGGATGCCGCGCCCGCGCCGCCACAATGGAAGGGAGTTATCTCGGACCTGAGCCTTTGTGTTCATACACTCCAAAGAAAAAAGCTAAAAAGGAATCCTAA
- a CDS encoding AsnC family transcriptional regulator codes for MDAVDKQILGIIQSEFPIATRPYAVVGEKIGITEEETLSRVTKLRKDGVIRRIGANFGSRELGWKSTLCAAKVPEDKIDEFVTEVNRHKGVTHNYLRENEFNIWFTYIGTDLDNVVNTLQSITDKTGIKILNLPASSMFKIKVDFNMDDDKEND; via the coding sequence ATGGACGCAGTCGATAAGCAGATACTTGGTATTATCCAATCAGAATTCCCTATCGCCACCCGCCCTTACGCGGTTGTAGGCGAAAAGATAGGAATCACCGAAGAAGAAACCTTAAGTCGCGTAACAAAGCTTAGAAAAGACGGAGTTATCCGCCGAATCGGCGCAAACTTCGGTTCAAGAGAGCTTGGCTGGAAATCAACTCTTTGTGCGGCGAAAGTTCCCGAAGACAAGATTGATGAATTTGTTACAGAAGTGAATAGACACAAAGGTGTTACTCACAACTATCTGCGCGAAAATGAATTCAACATATGGTTCACTTACATCGGAACAGATTTGGATAATGTTGTTAATACTCTCCAGTCTATCACCGATAAAACTGGAATCAAAATTCTGAACCTTCCGGCAAGTTCCATGTTTAAAATTAAAGTTGATTTTAATATGGATGATGACAAGGAGAATGACTAA
- a CDS encoding MlaE family lipid ABC transporter permease subunit, producing the protein MGSGFIKLEKSANNIKLSGRLDGEGAGKIWEQARSAVSSGINSVDCSAVDYMDGGGASLFMMLDVACRDRGATLSVNALDPEFVKFLELFDVEKAAPPKTAEAKTTGLYSWVCSIGESAQTVMKDMREQIEFTGNCVLAFFDVSTGRRRLRWPDFWLSSEKVGADGLPIILLIGFLMGLIMSFQSAVSLRRFGGEIFVPNMLGLVMFRELGPMVTAILLAGRTGSAFAAEIGTMKVNEELDALSTMGLNPVSFLVIPRVLATVFVTPLLTLFFNFMSLVGGAIVMMSMGYPLATFCGRVFQNVQWMDFSGGMIKAVVFSFLVAGIGCQRGLVTKSGASAVGDSATSAVVSGIILIAFFDGIFAVVFFMAGI; encoded by the coding sequence ATGGGATCAGGTTTTATTAAACTTGAAAAATCAGCTAACAATATTAAGCTTTCAGGAAGGCTTGATGGTGAAGGAGCTGGGAAAATATGGGAACAGGCGCGTTCTGCCGTTTCTTCAGGCATCAATTCTGTTGATTGTTCTGCCGTTGACTATATGGACGGTGGCGGAGCTTCTCTTTTTATGATGTTGGACGTTGCTTGTCGCGATAGAGGAGCTACTTTAAGTGTTAACGCTTTGGATCCTGAATTTGTGAAATTTCTAGAACTTTTTGATGTTGAAAAAGCTGCTCCTCCAAAAACAGCAGAAGCCAAAACAACCGGTTTGTATAGTTGGGTTTGCTCTATAGGTGAATCTGCTCAAACAGTTATGAAGGATATGCGAGAGCAGATAGAATTTACGGGCAACTGCGTACTTGCTTTTTTTGATGTTTCGACAGGCCGCCGCCGTCTTCGCTGGCCTGATTTTTGGTTGTCATCTGAGAAGGTCGGTGCTGACGGATTGCCGATTATTTTATTGATTGGTTTTTTGATGGGGCTGATTATGTCATTTCAGTCAGCTGTTTCGCTCAGGCGGTTTGGTGGTGAAATTTTTGTGCCGAACATGCTTGGGCTGGTAATGTTCAGAGAGCTTGGCCCAATGGTCACTGCTATTTTACTCGCTGGTAGAACAGGTTCTGCATTTGCTGCAGAAATCGGGACCATGAAGGTAAACGAAGAACTTGATGCGTTAAGTACTATGGGGCTTAATCCGGTAAGTTTTTTAGTTATTCCGAGAGTTCTTGCTACCGTTTTTGTGACGCCGCTTCTCACTTTATTTTTTAATTTTATGAGCCTGGTAGGCGGAGCTATTGTCATGATGTCCATGGGGTATCCATTGGCTACATTTTGCGGAAGAGTTTTTCAAAATGTGCAGTGGATGGATTTTTCAGGTGGAATGATTAAAGCCGTTGTATTCAGTTTTCTTGTTGCCGGGATAGGGTGCCAGCGCGGTCTTGTTACTAAGTCCGGAGCAAGTGCTGTAGGTGATTCTGCAACAAGTGCAGTTGTCAGCGGTATAATTCTGATTGCTTTTTTTGACGGCATTTTTGCTGTAGTATTTTTCATGGCGGGTATTTAA
- a CDS encoding ABC transporter ATP-binding protein: MGKPEKNIIDVQNLTCAYGDLVIINDISFGVQQGEIFVILGGSGCGKSTVLKHMIGLYPPAHGEILIDGDDIGSARGNARLDILRRIGVMYQMGALFGSMTLLENVRLPLEEFTSMPVEAMNYVARMKLSLVGLEGSADKMPSELSGGMLKRGAIARAMALDPKILFLDEPSAGLDPITSADLDELIRSLSRSLGVTFVIVTHELQSIFSIADRIIMLDKNTKGIIAEGDPRKLRDKSEIPLVRQFFHRELTEKASTVTPVMETL, from the coding sequence TTGGGTAAGCCTGAAAAAAATATAATAGATGTTCAGAATCTGACCTGTGCATATGGTGATTTAGTCATAATAAATGATATTTCATTCGGGGTTCAGCAGGGTGAAATTTTTGTAATCCTCGGTGGATCTGGTTGTGGTAAAAGTACAGTTCTTAAGCATATGATAGGCCTTTATCCTCCTGCGCACGGGGAGATCTTAATTGATGGAGATGACATTGGTTCCGCCAGAGGGAATGCAAGGCTCGATATTTTACGTCGTATCGGAGTTATGTATCAGATGGGAGCCCTGTTTGGTTCCATGACTCTACTGGAAAATGTTAGGCTTCCGCTTGAGGAATTTACATCCATGCCGGTTGAAGCCATGAATTATGTTGCCAGAATGAAGCTCTCCCTTGTCGGGCTCGAAGGTTCTGCTGACAAAATGCCGTCTGAATTGTCGGGGGGAATGCTTAAGCGTGGAGCAATTGCCCGTGCAATGGCGCTTGATCCTAAGATTTTATTTCTTGATGAACCTTCAGCAGGGCTTGATCCTATTACATCTGCTGATCTTGACGAATTGATTCGAAGTCTTTCTCGTTCACTTGGGGTAACTTTTGTAATCGTAACTCATGAGCTACAATCAATTTTTTCAATAGCAGATAGAATTATTATGCTTGATAAAAATACAAAAGGCATTATTGCCGAGGGAGATCCCCGCAAATTGCGTGATAAGTCTGAGATCCCTCTAGTCCGCCAATTTTTTCATAGAGAACTGACTGAAAAGGCAAGTACCGTAACCCCAGTCATGGAGACATTATGA
- a CDS encoding ABC-type transport auxiliary lipoprotein family protein — MKKYVSKKMITVCVAACFLMVASAGCVKLERPSLDRKYYTLSAARSGQAVYTNGNLENLIVRRIKVSPRYEDRDLVYRVSENGYESDYYNAFFVAPASMVTQELKVWMADSGIFANVLGTDSMGTGEFLLEGAVNSIYGDLSGSSPKAVINMQFFMIDNSDADMPIIYSRTFNKEVVAKSSSASAIVVAMNKGITDIFSELEKDIAAVVKVKN; from the coding sequence GTGAAAAAATATGTCTCAAAAAAAATGATAACAGTATGCGTAGCAGCCTGTTTCTTAATGGTTGCATCTGCTGGATGTGTTAAGCTTGAACGTCCATCTCTTGATCGTAAATATTATACTTTGTCAGCTGCTCGCAGTGGGCAGGCTGTTTATACTAATGGAAACTTAGAAAATTTAATTGTTCGGCGTATTAAAGTCTCACCTCGTTATGAGGATAGAGATTTAGTTTATCGCGTATCTGAAAATGGCTATGAATCTGATTACTATAATGCTTTTTTTGTGGCGCCGGCTTCCATGGTGACACAAGAGCTTAAAGTCTGGATGGCGGATTCAGGTATTTTTGCGAATGTTCTGGGTACTGATAGCATGGGAACAGGAGAATTCCTGCTTGAAGGGGCTGTAAACTCTATATACGGAGATCTTAGTGGCTCTTCGCCTAAGGCTGTTATCAATATGCAATTTTTTATGATTGATAATTCAGACGCGGATATGCCGATTATTTATTCGCGAACATTTAACAAGGAAGTTGTTGCAAAATCGTCTAGCGCATCAGCGATTGTTGTTGCAATGAATAAAGGGATCACTGATATTTTTAGTGAACTTGAGAAAGATATTGCTGCTGTTGTAAAAGTTAAAAACTAA
- a CDS encoding DUF445 family protein, producing MKLLLSPVICALIGWVTNFLAVKMLFHPHKAIHIGPFVIQGIFPKRQKELAKSLGEMIERELISHADIKNVINDPSFIDKHKDVVLEYLDLFFREKLTTLHPMVGMFLNDDTLKTVRGMLSKELDEMLPKLINTTASELECSLDFKCLVQDKVECFSMEQLEAILFGIMKKEFRFIEIIGGVLGFIIGLIQVGIFLL from the coding sequence ATGAAGCTTCTTCTTTCACCGGTTATATGTGCGCTAATCGGTTGGGTTACAAATTTTCTTGCTGTTAAAATGCTTTTTCACCCGCATAAGGCTATTCACATTGGTCCATTTGTTATTCAGGGTATTTTCCCTAAACGACAAAAGGAACTTGCTAAGAGCCTAGGAGAAATGATTGAACGTGAGCTGATATCACATGCTGATATTAAAAACGTTATTAATGATCCTTCTTTTATTGATAAACATAAAGATGTTGTTCTGGAATATCTTGATTTGTTTTTCAGAGAAAAACTGACAACTCTTCATCCAATGGTCGGGATGTTTCTTAACGATGATACGCTTAAGACTGTCAGGGGTATGCTCTCCAAAGAACTTGATGAAATGCTGCCCAAACTGATTAATACAACTGCATCAGAACTTGAATGCTCACTCGATTTTAAATGCCTTGTTCAGGATAAAGTTGAATGCTTTTCAATGGAACAGCTTGAAGCTATCCTTTTCGGCATAATGAAAAAAGAATTTCGTTTTATCGAAATTATCGGTGGTGTTCTTGGATTTATTATAGGTCTTATTCAGGTTGGTATTTTTCTTTTATAA
- the rpe gene encoding ribulose-phosphate 3-epimerase has product MAEKETIISPSLLSCDFSRLADELKALEEAGLKWAHLDVMDGKFVPNITFGPPVIKSMRKECNLFFDCHLMIEQPERYITEFADAGADLICIHAESTNHLERAVTAIVEAGAKPAIALNPATPLESIKYLIPQLYMVLIMSVNPGFGGQKYIPFCTDKVRDLKTMITEQGADTLIQLDGGVTINNCRELVEAGADVLVSGSAFFKFPPYAERHKLFVERCAGK; this is encoded by the coding sequence ATGGCTGAAAAAGAAACCATTATTTCACCATCACTGCTTTCATGCGATTTCAGTAGGCTTGCCGACGAACTTAAAGCTCTCGAAGAGGCCGGACTTAAATGGGCTCACTTAGATGTCATGGACGGTAAATTCGTACCTAATATCACTTTTGGCCCACCTGTAATCAAATCAATGCGTAAAGAATGTAATTTGTTTTTCGACTGTCATCTGATGATTGAGCAGCCTGAAAGATATATTACTGAATTTGCAGATGCCGGAGCAGATCTTATCTGTATTCACGCGGAATCTACAAATCACCTTGAAAGAGCTGTTACAGCTATTGTTGAAGCCGGAGCTAAACCAGCGATTGCCCTCAACCCTGCAACTCCTTTGGAATCAATTAAATACCTGATTCCGCAGTTGTATATGGTTCTTATCATGAGCGTTAACCCTGGTTTCGGAGGACAGAAATATATTCCTTTCTGCACCGATAAAGTCAGGGATTTAAAAACCATGATAACTGAACAGGGAGCTGACACCCTCATTCAACTCGACGGAGGTGTCACCATTAATAACTGTAGAGAACTTGTAGAAGCCGGCGCTGACGTACTTGTTTCAGGTTCAGCTTTCTTTAAGTTTCCTCCTTACGCAGAACGTCATAAATTATTTGTTGAACGTTGCGCAGGCAAATAG
- the ahbC gene encoding 12,18-didecarboxysiroheme deacetylase: protein MIGISKLYCGAVEPSDVLRYGRDSAKLPSHLLQFSEDKKPVVVWNMTRRCNLKCVHCYAQAVDPDGVDEISTSQAKTMIDDLAQFGAPVMLFSGGEPLVRKDLVELAHHAKGKGMRAVISTNGTLITKEKAKELKEVDLSYVGISLDGAEETHDKFRGVNGAFKRAIEGIENCKAEGLKVGLRFTINKRNWREIPTIFKLLKDLEVPRACFYHLVYSGRGSELIKEDLDHAETRQVVDLIMDETRAMADAGTPKEILTVDNHADGPYVYLRMLKEDPERAKEVLELLQYNEGNSSGRGIGCISWDGQVHADQFWRNHTFGNVLERPFSEIWTDPKIELLHKLKDKKPHVGGRCAQCRYLNICAGNFRSRAEAYYDDIWAQDPACYLTDEEIKKD from the coding sequence ATGATTGGTATTTCAAAACTTTACTGTGGAGCGGTTGAACCTTCTGATGTGCTGCGCTACGGCCGCGATTCAGCAAAACTTCCATCTCACCTCCTCCAATTCTCCGAAGATAAAAAGCCTGTTGTTGTCTGGAACATGACTAGAAGATGTAACCTTAAATGTGTTCATTGCTATGCACAGGCTGTTGACCCTGACGGTGTAGATGAGATTTCAACATCTCAGGCTAAAACCATGATTGACGACCTTGCACAGTTCGGTGCTCCAGTTATGCTTTTCTCCGGAGGAGAACCCCTTGTCCGTAAAGACTTGGTCGAACTTGCTCACCACGCCAAAGGTAAAGGCATGCGAGCAGTTATCTCCACAAACGGAACTCTTATTACTAAAGAAAAGGCTAAAGAGCTTAAAGAAGTTGATCTTTCTTACGTCGGAATATCTCTCGACGGAGCTGAAGAAACTCACGATAAATTCCGTGGCGTCAACGGCGCATTCAAAAGAGCTATCGAGGGTATTGAAAACTGTAAAGCCGAAGGACTAAAAGTCGGTCTGCGCTTCACAATTAATAAACGCAACTGGAGAGAAATTCCAACAATATTCAAGCTTCTTAAAGACCTTGAAGTTCCAAGAGCATGTTTCTACCATCTAGTATATTCAGGCCGCGGATCTGAGCTCATTAAAGAAGATCTTGATCACGCAGAAACCCGTCAGGTTGTTGACCTTATCATGGACGAAACCAGAGCCATGGCAGACGCAGGAACTCCTAAAGAAATCCTGACAGTAGACAACCACGCTGATGGACCTTACGTTTATCTGCGCATGCTAAAAGAAGACCCTGAACGCGCTAAAGAAGTTTTAGAACTTCTGCAGTATAATGAAGGCAACAGCTCCGGTCGCGGTATAGGCTGTATTTCTTGGGATGGACAGGTTCATGCAGACCAGTTCTGGCGTAACCATACTTTCGGTAATGTACTCGAACGTCCTTTCTCAGAAATCTGGACCGACCCAAAAATTGAATTGTTGCACAAATTAAAAGATAAAAAGCCTCATGTAGGAGGCAGATGTGCACAGTGTCGTTACCTCAATATCTGTGCCGGAAACTTCCGTTCCAGAGCTGAGGCATACTACGACGACATTTGGGCTCAAGACCCAGCATGTTACCTCACCGACGAGGAAATAAAAAAAGACTAG
- the hemB gene encoding porphobilinogen synthase has product MVFDFHRGRRLRRTSVIRDLVRETTLSSADLMMPYFVIETDDQDYKKPISSMPGQFQLSLKQLELHVAEAVANGLKSLMIFGLPAEKDPVGLQAYAEEGIVQQAVRRIKKLWPDLVVATDVCLCEYTSHGHCGLIKDGRILNDPTIELLAQTALSHAKAGADIVAPSDMMDGRVAAIRERLDESGFEELPIMSYAVKYASAYYGPFREAAESAPQFGDRKTYQMDPANAREGLREAAADVLEGADIIMVKPAGPYQDVIRMVRDSFDTPVAAYQVSGEYSMIKAAAINGWIDEKAVVLESLLGLKRSGADLIMTYFTEDVLKYMGNK; this is encoded by the coding sequence ATGGTATTCGACTTTCACAGAGGGCGCAGACTAAGACGCACCTCAGTAATTCGTGACTTAGTCAGAGAAACAACTCTTTCATCCGCTGATTTGATGATGCCCTATTTCGTTATTGAAACAGACGATCAGGACTACAAAAAGCCTATATCTTCTATGCCCGGACAGTTTCAGCTAAGCCTTAAACAACTTGAACTGCATGTAGCTGAAGCGGTTGCAAACGGCCTGAAAAGTCTAATGATTTTCGGACTACCGGCAGAAAAAGATCCTGTAGGATTACAAGCCTACGCCGAAGAAGGAATTGTCCAGCAGGCTGTCAGAAGAATAAAAAAACTCTGGCCTGACCTTGTTGTTGCAACAGATGTATGTCTCTGCGAATACACTTCCCACGGGCATTGCGGCCTGATTAAAGACGGTAGAATCCTGAATGACCCAACCATTGAGCTTCTCGCACAAACAGCCCTGTCCCATGCAAAAGCCGGAGCTGACATAGTCGCTCCTTCCGACATGATGGATGGACGTGTTGCTGCAATCCGTGAACGGCTTGATGAATCAGGATTTGAAGAGCTTCCGATAATGTCTTACGCTGTCAAATATGCATCTGCGTACTACGGACCTTTCAGAGAAGCGGCGGAAAGTGCACCTCAATTTGGCGATCGTAAGACCTATCAGATGGACCCTGCAAACGCACGCGAAGGACTTCGCGAGGCAGCTGCAGATGTCCTTGAAGGCGCGGATATAATTATGGTTAAACCGGCAGGACCTTATCAGGATGTCATCCGTATGGTCCGCGATTCATTTGATACTCCTGTTGCGGCCTATCAGGTCAGCGGTGAGTATTCAATGATCAAAGCAGCTGCAATAAACGGCTGGATTGATGAAAAAGCTGTAGTTTTGGAATCACTCCTCGGGCTTAAGCGTTCCGGAGCAGATTTAATCATGACCTACTTCACAGAAGACGTACTCAAATACATGGGTAATAAATAA
- a CDS encoding diguanylate cyclase encodes MNKGLKISADTAEINFLRRKYEELKQQIAIKCPECGQAKFKDLFIHAASAIVVLNDGGKIVFANKMFNNITGFSQDEILMKPIHQIMLSPNKSTADFIKNISSNVIDSTNLTFQMVNKNHEEIWVDMSIKHLKEDSNSCDTSICIFKNITKEKENKLRNEELIQELMEVKELQEDNSAQLSILLHELDDKNLILEKEISERKKAEKKLRESEEMFKSLSITDPLTGLYNRRHLQDVARSELARNKKNKTPLCILLMDVDNFKNFNDSYGHSAGDVVLKSVSRIIKDSLREFDSAFRYGGEEFITVLPETEQKEAIRIAEEIRITLAQKEFHPNSGDPVQKTMSIGIAQYQPEESLDEMLKRADENMYRAKIKGKNRVYF; translated from the coding sequence ATGAACAAGGGACTAAAGATTTCAGCGGACACCGCTGAAATTAATTTTTTACGTCGAAAGTATGAAGAGCTCAAGCAGCAAATTGCAATAAAGTGCCCTGAATGCGGACAAGCTAAATTTAAAGATCTTTTTATACACGCTGCTTCTGCTATTGTTGTACTAAACGATGGTGGAAAGATTGTTTTCGCCAATAAAATGTTCAATAATATTACTGGATTTTCGCAAGATGAAATTTTGATGAAACCCATTCATCAAATTATGCTTTCACCTAATAAAAGCACTGCCGACTTTATAAAAAATATTTCTTCTAACGTTATAGATAGTACGAACTTAACTTTCCAAATGGTTAATAAAAACCATGAAGAAATTTGGGTTGATATGTCTATAAAGCACCTCAAAGAAGACAGTAATTCGTGCGACACTTCAATATGCATATTTAAAAACATTACCAAAGAAAAAGAAAATAAACTCCGCAACGAAGAACTAATTCAAGAGCTAATGGAAGTGAAAGAACTGCAGGAAGACAATTCCGCACAACTCTCGATTCTATTACATGAACTTGATGATAAAAATTTAATACTTGAAAAAGAAATATCTGAAAGAAAAAAAGCTGAAAAAAAATTGCGGGAAAGCGAAGAAATGTTCAAAAGTCTCAGCATTACAGACCCGTTGACAGGTCTTTATAACCGTAGACATTTACAAGATGTAGCACGTAGTGAACTAGCCAGAAATAAAAAGAATAAAACACCACTATGCATCCTACTGATGGACGTAGATAATTTTAAAAACTTCAATGACTCTTACGGGCACTCCGCAGGTGATGTTGTATTGAAAAGTGTAAGCAGAATCATCAAAGATTCTCTGCGCGAGTTTGACAGTGCTTTCAGGTACGGAGGTGAGGAGTTCATCACTGTCCTTCCTGAAACTGAGCAGAAAGAAGCTATCAGAATAGCAGAAGAAATACGCATAACTTTAGCCCAAAAAGAGTTTCATCCAAATAGCGGCGACCCAGTTCAAAAAACCATGAGCATTGGTATCGCACAGTACCAGCCTGAAGAATCTCTTGATGAAATGTTAAAGCGCGCGGATGAAAATATGTACCGAGCTAAAATAAAAGGTAAAAACAGAGTCTACTTTTAA